The Kaistia defluvii DNA window CTGGCGGCATTGCTGGGTCACGATGAAGCGGCAAAGATCCTGAAAAGCGGCATGCTCGCAGCGCCCCTGCAATTGCTCAACCAGCAAGGGCACCAGATCAATCTGCTGTTCCGCGATGCTGGCCTGGCGCCGCAAGTCTACACCGAATTGCTCAAGCTGCTGCGGGACTTGCATGACCAGCAGGCCCGCTGCGACCGGATCAAGAACAGCCCCTACCCGCGCCAATATGCCATTGTCAGCACGATGTTCGTGGCGATCTTCTGCACGCTCCTGCCCTTCGGCGCAGCGCCGGTCTTCGCGGAAATGAGCAGGCTGAGCGGCGTGTGGGGTGTGATCTCGATCTGGTTGACCATTCCATTCAGCACGCTATTGGGCTGGATGTATATGTCGCTCGACCAGGTCGGCGAGAGCACATCCAATCCCTTCGAGGGAGGCGCGAACGACGTCCCGATTTCGCAGATTTGCCGAGAGCTCGAGATTGAGTTGCGTTCTGCCATGGGCGAGCTCGACTTGCCCATGCCCCTTCAACCTATCAACGGCATAGCCACCTAGCTGATAGCGCTCTGTGACAATGGGGCCGGCGCATGAGCGACGGCAGTCGTTTGGCCTAGCTGGCCAAGAGCGGAAAGCCCAAGGGGAATGCGTCTTCGCTAGACCCTGCTCTTGGCGAGACTTCTCAATTGCCTGCCC harbors:
- a CDS encoding bestrophin family protein; the encoded protein is MHVGRSYRPIEFALWSRGSILFMVLVSLCAIGAYSIPSIAGFSVPWPIIVVLGTTVSLMAGFKNSQVLARSSEALQAFAQISATSRMLSRFCCDFTDEPTKRALVYRHIAWMTALRFCLRRPMPWESMGRKSNAAFRERYRVIEDTTSLSDELAALLGHDEAAKILKSGMLAAPLQLLNQQGHQINLLFRDAGLAPQVYTELLKLLRDLHDQQARCDRIKNSPYPRQYAIVSTMFVAIFCTLLPFGAAPVFAEMSRLSGVWGVISIWLTIPFSTLLGWMYMSLDQVGESTSNPFEGGANDVPISQICRELEIELRSAMGELDLPMPLQPINGIAT